A window from Podospora bellae-mahoneyi strain CBS 112042 chromosome 1 map unlocalized CBS112042p_1, whole genome shotgun sequence encodes these proteins:
- a CDS encoding uncharacterized protein (EggNog:ENOG503NV0S; COG:O), with the protein MEDRIAEAAAGHIVAGVKQSFKQAAENAGTGEGGGGLGGFLSSVAGNIFNSARQERERERSEQQEETPSYGGGGYRRQEEEETPSYGGGGGYGEAASYGRREEESSGYGGGYGRREEESSGYGGGYGRREEESSGYGGGYGRREEESSGYGGGYDRREEESSGYGGGYGRREEESSGYGGGYGRREEESSGGYGGGEAASYGRGDYGGYVVTVAGEMTRRRMRDVAGGKHWAGLSRAFLADMVESEDEALDL; encoded by the exons ATGGAGGATCGGAttgccgaggcggcggccgGGCATATCGTTGCGGGGGTGAAGCAGAGCTTTAAGCAGGCGGCCGAGAATGCGgggactggggaggggggtggagggttggggggtttcTTGAGTAGTGTGGCGGGCAATATTTTTAACTCTGCtaggcaggagagggagagggagaggagtgagcagcaggaggagacgcCTAGctatgggggtggtgggtataggagacaggaggaggaggagacgccTAGctacggcggcggcggtggttatGGTGAGGCTGCCAGCTACGGCCGTCGTGAGGAGGAAAGCTCCGGTTATGGCGGTGGCTATGGTCGtcgtgaggaggagagctcTGGATACGGCGGTGGCTACGGTCGtcgtgaggaggagagctcTGGATACGGCGGTGGCTACGGCCGtcgtgaggaggagagctcTGGATACGGCGGTGGCTACGATCGtcgtgaggaggagagctcTGGATACGGCGGTGGCTATGGTCGtcgtgaggaggagagttCAGGTTATGGCGGCGGCTATGGCCGTCGTGAAGAGGAAAGCTCTGGTGGCTATGGCGGTGGCGAAGCTGCTAGCTACGGTCGTGGTGACTATGGCGGCTACG TGGTTACGGTCGCCGgagagatgacgaggaggaggatgagggacGTCGCCGGTGGTAAACACTGGGCGGGTTTGTCTCGGGCATTCTTGGCTGACATGGTGGAATCAGAAGATGAGGCACTGGATTTGTGA
- a CDS encoding uncharacterized protein (CAZy:GH45; COG:O; EggNog:ENOG503P08U), translating into MQLALTILAFGGLASAQGAQGTGKTTRYWDCCKPSCAWPGKSTASTPVLTCDRNDNPLNDRGSTRSGCDSGGSAFMCSNQSPWAVNETVAYGWAAVNIAGSNEASWCCSCYELTFTSGPVSGKKMIVQATNTGGDLGNNHFDIAMPGGGVGIFNACTQQYGAPPNGWGERYGGVGSKSACESFPDKLKAGCNWRFDWFMGADNPDVRFRQVACPAAITAKSQCVRQRDVIDQTPTGPSTVPTWTP; encoded by the coding sequence ATGCAGCTCGCCCTCACAATCCTGGCCTTCGGCGGCCTCGCCTCCGCCCAGGGAGCCCAAGGCACAGGCAAAACAACCCGCTACTGGGACTGCTGCAAGCCCTCCTGCGCCTGGCCCGGCAAGTCAaccgcctccacccccgtccTGACCTGCGACCGCAAcgacaaccccctcaacgaCCGCGGGTCCACCCGCTCCGGGTGCGACTCGGGCGGGTCAGCCTTCATGTGCAGCAACCAATCCCCGTGGGCGGTCAACGAGACCGTCGCCTACGGCTGGGCAGCCGTCAACATCGCCGGCAGCAACGAGGCCTCCtggtgctgctcctgctACGAGCTCACCTTCACCTCCGGCCCCGTCTCGGGCAAGAAGATGATCGTCCAGGCCACCAACACCGGTGGCGACCTGGGAAACAACCACTTTGACATTGCCATgccggggggtggtgtcgggATCTTTAATGCGTGCACCCAGCAGTATGGTGCGCCGCCTAATGGTTGGGGGGAGAGGTATGGCGGTGTGGGGAGCAAAAGTGCTTGCGAGAGTTTTCcggacaagctcaaggcggGGTGTAATTGGAGGTTTGATTGGTTTATGGGGGCGGATAACCCTGATGTGAGGTTCAGACAGGTTGCCTGCCCGGCGGCGATTACGGCCAAGAGCCAGTGTGTGAGGCAGAGGGATGTTATTGATCAGACGCCTACTGGGCCGAGTACGGTTCCTACTTGGACTCCTTGA
- the URE1 gene encoding Urease (EggNog:ENOG503NU8N; COG:F; MEROPS:MER0004801), giving the protein MLLVPRELDKLTISHLGFLAQRRLARGLKLNHSEAVALISSNIQELIRDGNHVVSDLMSLGSTMLGRRHVLPSVLSTLHEIQIEGTFPSGTYLVTVHNPISSDDGNLDRALYGSFLPVPSNDAFPAPPAEEYAPEAQPGAVVCVKDAVVRLNEGRRRIKLQVTSKGDRPVQVGSHYHFVEVNPELEFDRIAAVGYRLDVAAGTSVRFEPGDKKTVTLVEIGGHKVIRGGNRIANGVVEETRKNPDEIVKRLLDMGFAHTPQKDVVEFMEGFTMDRRAYNTMFGPTTGDLVRLGATDLWIKVERDYTVYGDECKFGGGKTLREGMGQATGRSDKDTLDLVVTNALVVDWTGIYKADIGVKEGFIVGIGKAGNPDVMDGVTEGMVVGSCTDVIAGEGKIITAGGIDTHIHFICPQQVEEALASGVTTFLGGGTGPSAGTNATTCTPGAHYMKQMLQATDSLPINIGITGKGNDSDPLAIREQIAAGACGLKLHEDWGTTPAAIDTCLSVCDEMDVQCMIHTDTLNEAGFVETAVAAFANRTIHTYHTEGAGGGHAPDIISVVEHPNVLPSSTNPTRPFTLNTLDEHLDMLMVCHHLSKNIPEDVAFAESRIRAETIAAEDVLHDLGAISMMSSDSQAMGRCGEVILRTWNTAHKNKLQRGPLPEDAPTGCDNVRVKRYVSKYTINPAIAQGFSHLIGSIEVGKLADFVVWDPAWFGTKPSLVVKSGLIAVAMMGDPNASIPTIQPVVARQMFARDLPGASVVFVSKESVENGNIKSYGLRKRVSAVRGCRGIGKRDMKWNDKMPKMRVDPERYVVEADGKKCEAEPSEKLPLTQGYFVY; this is encoded by the exons ATGCTTCTTGTACCGAGAGAG CTCGACAAGCTCACAATCTCccacctcggcttcctcgcccAGCGGCGTCTCGCCCGCGGCTTGAAGCTGAACCACTCTGAGGCTGTAGCGCTCATCTCGTCCAACATCCAGGAGCTGATCCGCGACGGGAACCATGTCGTCTCTGACCTCATGTCCCTCGGGTCGACGATGCTAGGTCGACGGCACGTCCTGCCGAGTGTGCTGTCGACGCTGCATGAGATACAGATCGAGGGGACGTTTCCTAGCGGTACTTACCTCGTCACGGTGCACAACCCCATCTCCTCTGATGATGGTAACCTCGACAGGGCGTTGTATGGGAGTTTTCTGCCTGTGCCGAGCAATGATGCGTTTCCGGCGCCACCGGCAGAGGAATACGCGCCTGAAGCCCAGCCCGGAGCGGTGGTTTGCGTCAAGGATgcggtggtgaggctgaatgaaggaaggaggaggatcaagCTCCAGGTGACGAGCAAGGGGGATAGGCCGGTGCAGGTCGGGTCTCATTATCACTTTGTAGAAGTCAACCCCGAATTGGAATTTGATCGGATTGCGGCGGTAGGGTACAGGTTGGATGTCGCTGCCGGGACGTCTGTTCGGTTTGAGCCGGGGGACAAAAAGACTGTCACGCTGGTTGAGATTGGGGGGCATAAGGTTATTAGAGGGGGGAACAGAATCGCGaacggggtggtggaggagacgaggaagaaTCCTGACGAGATTGTCAAACGACTGTTGGATATGGGCTTTGCTCACACGCCGCAGAAGGATGTTGTTGAGTTTATGGAGGGGTTTACGATGGATAGGCGGGCGTATAATACCATGTTTGGGCCGACAACCGGAGATCTTGTGAGGCTGGGGGCGACGGATCTGTGGATCAAGGTTGAGAGGGATTATACGGTTTATGGGGATGAGTGTaagtttggtggtggcaagaCGCTTCGTGAGGGGATGGGTCAGGCGACCGGGCGGTCGGATAAGGATACGCTTGATCTGGTGGTGACGAATGCGTTGGTTGTGGACTGGACGGGGATTTACAAGGCGGACATTGGGGTTAAGGAGGGGTTTATTGTCGGGATTGGCAAGGCAGGGAATCCGGAtgtgatggatggggtgacggaggggatggtggttgggagCTGTACGGATGTTATTGCTGGTGAGGGCAAGATTATCACTGCGGGTGGGATTGATACGCATATTCACTTTATCTGCCCTCAACAGGTGGAGGAAGCTCTCGCTTCTGGAGTCACTACTttccttggtggtggtacagGTCCCAG cgCCGGCACCAACGCAACAACCTGCACCCCTGGCGCGCACTACATGAAACAAATGCTCCAGGCAAccgactccctccccatcaacatcggCATCACAGGCAAAGGCAACGACTCGGACCCCCTCGCAATCAGAGAACAAATCGCCGCCGGCGCCTGCGGCCTCAAACTCCACGAAGACTGGGGGACCACCCCGGCCGCCATCGACACTTGTCTTTCCGTCTGCGACGAAATGGACGTCCAGTGCATGATCCACACCGACACCCTCAACGAAGCCGGCTTCGTCGAaaccgccgtcgccgccttTGCCAACCGCACAATCCACACCTACCACACCGAAGGCGCCGGCGGGGGCCACGCCCCAGACATCATCTCTGTGGTCGAACACCCCAACGTGctaccctcctccacgaacCCAACCCGgcccttcaccctcaacaccctggACGAACACCTCGACATGTTGATGGTCTGCCACCACCTAAGCAAAAACATCCCCGAAGACGTCGCGTTTGCCGAATCCCGCATCAGAGCCGAGACCATCGCCGCAGAGGATGTCCTTCACGACCTCGGCGCGATCAGCATGATGTCCTCCGACTCCCAAGCCATGGGCCGTTGCGGGGAGGTCATTCTCAGAACGTGGAACACCGCCCACAAGAATAAACTCCAACGCGGCCCGTTGCCCGAAGATGCCCCCACCGGCTGCGACAATGTCAGGGTTAAACGATATGTATCAAAGTATaccatcaaccccgccatcgccCAAGGCTTCTCCCACCTGATCGGGAGCATTGAAGTCGGCAAACTAGCCGATTTTGTCGTCTGGGATCCGGCCTGGTTTGGGACGAAGccgagcttggtggtgaaaTCGGGCTTGATTGCGGTGGCCATGATGGGGGATCCGAATGCCAGCATACCGACCATTCAGCCGGTGGTTGCGAGGCAGATGTTTGCTAGGGATTTGCCCGGTGCGAGTGTGGTTTTTGTGAGCAAGGAGAGTGTTGAGAACGGGAATATAAAGAGTTATGggctgaggaagagggtgagcgCGGTGAGGGGGTGTAGGGGGATTGGGAAGAGGGATATGAAGTGGAATGATAAGATGCCGAAGATGAGGGTTGATCCGGAGAGGTATGTGGTTGAGGCGGACGGGAAGAAGTGTGAGGCGGAGCCGAGTGAGAAACTGCCGTTGACGCAGGGGTATTTTGTTTATTAA
- a CDS encoding uncharacterized protein (EggNog:ENOG503NV0S; COG:O), whose product MAYSREYPTILLGVILLFWFVKPTLAFGAGNIAGISSIEGQNWRHGDIEDALLKVMMARAVGGKRFDKLMVSRVYFGNWLRDYSQAIDVGTVKSVSAEAIRLLLCVLGFITFGYGSKEFEVTADRLGCYRPEDHIDNPKDYAENEDARQYHRALRGPVNEEVELAIDPETGMKNYIANENIGIMTSAAHCRKLFTDAIELGRRYGRSGNKDDLYECLRLIGTGLHYYFAHSNYIELALIEMGEQDVFPHVGRNTKISLEGANDEVYPIVTGTFGGVDFLHSVTGEVSDKLIQSEIQDLENTLEQSKNSDLSYLRELLDKIPDGLIGSDKKNKVNEIQDNANAAQMEQTSISPKETEEFTRQVQDIFRQIMPAIEYHDDLLKSISEAVSRIPILPKIIEQLEEQLSLFVFQVIAPFVIPVIEQIKNELATGATEIIESSKNEQHIVFEDDDASDPTHSMLSKDHFTNILNEVAGRAASKVVSWSVPQLMEAIDDEGVDVDRVLNKIIYGVLHHPAQRNMGPDGADEGRRLIYGIVEEWWNDMGRGQQEDYRRKLSREGVENGENHREGEKDCGHGCGGRVEGEEELC is encoded by the exons ATGGCTTACTCAAGGGAGTACCCGACCATCTTGCTCGGGGTCATCCTCCTGTTTTGGTTTGTGAAGcccaccctcgccttcgGCGCTGGTAACATTGCCGGGATTTCTAGCATCGAGGGCCAGAACT GGCGCCACGGTGACATCGAAGATGCCCTCCTCAAAGTCATGATGGCCCGCGCCGTCGGCGGCAAGAGATTCGACAAGTTGATGGTCTCCCGCGTCTACTTTGGCAACTGGCTCCGCGACTACTCCCAAGCCATCGACGTCGGCACCGTCAAGAGCGTCTCTGCCGAGGCCATCAGGCTCCTTCTCTGCGTGCTCGGCTTCATTACTTTCGGCTACGGCAGCAAGGAGTTCGAGGTGACGGCCGACCGTCTGGGGTGCTACCGTCCCGAGGACCACATCGACAACCCAAAGGACTATGCCGAGAACGAGGACGCCAGGCAGTACCACCGCGCTCTTCGCGGCCCGGTCAACGAGGAGGTCGAGCTGGCGATCGATCCCGAGACGGGCATGAAGAACTACATTGCTAATGAGAACATCGGGATCATGACGTCGGCTGCGCACTGCAGGAAGCTGTTCACGGATGCGATTGAGCTTGGGAGGAGGTatgggaggagtgggaacAAGGATGATTTGTATGAGTGCCTGAGGTTGATCGGGACTGGGTTGCACT ATTACTTCGCCCACAGCAACTACATTGAACTCGCCCTCATCGAAATGGGCGAGCAAGACGTCTTCCCCCACGTGGGCCGCAACACAAAGATCTCCCTCGAGGGCGCCAACGACGAAGTCTACCCCATCGTCACCGGCACCTTTGGCGGCGTCGACTTCTTGCACTCGGTCACGGGCGAGGTCTCGGACAAGCTCATCCAGAGTGAAATCCAAGACCTGGAAAACACGCTCGAGCAGTCCAAAAACTCGGACCTGTCCTACCTCcgcgagctcctcgacaagatccCCGACGGGCTCATCGGCAgcgacaagaagaacaaggtcAACGAGATCCAGGACAATGCCAACGCCGCCCAGATGGAGCAGACGAGCATCTCGCCcaaggagacggaggagttTACCCGCCAGGTCCAGGACATCTTCCGACAGATCATGCCCGCGATCGAGTACCACGACGACTTGCTCAAGAGCATCTCGGAGGCGGTGTCTAGGATTCCGATTCTCCCCAAGATTATCGAGCAGCTCGAGGAGCAGCTCTCGTTGTTTGTGTTTCAGGTCATCGCCCCGTTTGTGATTCCGGTTATCGAGCAGATCAAGAACGAGCTCGCGACGGGCGCGACGGAGATTATCGAGTCGAGCAAGAACGAGCAGCACATTGTtttcgaggacgatgacgcTTCTGATCCTACGCACTCGATGCTGTCGAAGGATCATTTTACGAACATTCTCAACGAGGTTGCTGGGCGGGCGGCGTCGAAGGTTGTTTCCTGGTCTGTGCCGCAGCTCATGGAGGCTATCGATGAcgagggggtggatgttgatCGGGTACTCAACAAGATTATCTATGGTGTGCTCCACCACCCTGCGCAGCGGAACATGGGACCTGACGGGGCTGATGAGGGCCGGAGGCTGATTTATGGGATTGTGGAGGAGTGGTGGAATGATATGGGGCGGGGTCAGCAGGAGGATTATAGGCGGAAGCTGAgcagggagggggtggagaatggggagaatcatagggagggggagaaggattGCGGGCATGGGTGTGGGGGGCGggttgaaggtgaagaagaattATGCTAA
- a CDS encoding uncharacterized protein (EggNog:ENOG503NZ2S; COG:B), whose translation MPRPPKKVAEVAPSPAPVAPAIINPIQQQQLPVAQIPGGPPVIDVAQFIRVRDSVYNRLQTIQDLIRSFSADYLRQTNLLIGEGTSLENGQETLDHLNGALGGLMPAALAAPMPVVEEKKERKKRTHDPNAPKRPLTPYFLYMQTARPIIASDLGEGAPKGAVQEEGQRRWAVMAPGEKAGWNTAYKYNLRLYQARVHSYKAGNMDAKNMSDDEARAYAELYNIDVSNLAQVEEFPADEQDAIAEQLHQTAAVESPPAEVSEEEPAPPAKTPNKKAVTRKRKSTAATPAVPEPPKPEPAATPASPEAKKRKRTSKAAEIVEEPKKSARKKTKN comes from the exons ATGCCGCGCCCACCCAAGAAGGTCGCTGAGGTCGCCCCCTCGCCTGCGCCAGTCGCgccagccatcatcaaccctatccagcaacaacaactcccTGTTGCCCAGATCCCCGGTGGCCCTCCCGTCATCGATGTCGCGCAGTTTATTCGCGTCAGAGACTCT GTGTACAACCGTCTGCAAACTATCCAGGATTTGATTAGGAGTTTTTCTGCCGATTATTTGCGTCAGACGAACCTTCTCATTGGCGAGGGTACCAGCCTCGAGAATGGACAGGAGACTCTTGACCATCTCAACGGCGCTCTCGGCGGCCTGATGCCCGCTGCCCTTGCTGCACCCATGCCcgttgttgaggagaagaaggagcgcAAGAAGCGTACTCATGACCCCAACGCCCCCAAGCGTCCCCTGACCCCCTACTTCCTTTACATGCAGACTGCTCGTCCCATCATTGCGAGCGACCTTGGTGAGGGAGCTCCCAAGGGTGCTGTCCAGGAAGAGGGCCAGCGTCGCTGGGCTGTCATGGCCCCTGGTGAGAAGGCGGGCTGGAACACGGCTTACAAGTACAACCTCCGCCTCTACCAGGCTCGCGTCCACTCCTACAAGGCCGGCAACATGGACGCCAAGAACATGTCGGATGATGAGGCTCGTGCCTATGCTGAGCTCTACAACATTGACGtttccaacctcgcccaggtggaggagttccCCGCCGATGAGCAGGATGCCATCGCCGAGCAGCTTCACCAGACGGCCGCTGTCGAGTCCCCTCCCGCCGAGGTctccgaggaggagcccgCGCCACCAGCCAAAACCCCCAACAAGAAGGCCGTGACCCGCAAGCGGAAGAGCACGGCTGCCACTCCCGCTGTCCCCGAGCCTCCCAAGCCAGAGCCCGCCGCCACTCCGGCGAGCCcggaggccaagaagaggaagagaacgtccaaggcggccgagattgtggaggagcCCAAGAAGTCTGCTCGTAAGAAGACCAAGAACTGA